The Myxococcales bacterium genome includes the window ATCGCTTGGCAGCAGATCGTTCATGCCGCGTACGGACGTAATGGTCTCGGCCATGGGGCGCACGCTAGCACACGCCGGCTATTTCTGTAAGTGCGGGCCCAGGCGCTGACACAGCTCGGCATGTGACGCCGCCACCGCCGCGCGGTCGCGGCCTTCAATCGTAATGATGACGTGAAACGATGCCTCATCAAAACGCGGGTAGCTGCCAAACTGCAGGTGTGGGAATGCCGCGGCTACGGCGGTGAGGTCATCTGCGAGCGTCCCCTCATCGCAGCGAACGATGAGACGCTCGGTGCACATCGGCGCGCCGACGAGGGTGGGCGCCAGCGCCGCAAACTTTCGCCGAAATAGCGACGGCACGCCGGGCAAAATAAACACATTGCGAAACCGCATGACCGGCCAGCCAGGGTCGCCGTTGGTAAGCAGCGTCGTGCCGCTTGGCACCTCGGCCAGACGCAAATTGGCGGCTGCGAGGCGCTCGCCCCAATGCTGGCGGACGAGCTGCTCTAACGTGGGGTCGCGCACCACGTCGACGCCAAATGCCCGCGCGATCCCGGCCATGGTGACGTCGTCATGCGTCGGCCCAACCCCGCCAGAGGTGAAAACATAGGTGTGCTTGGCCGCCTCGGCGGCGACGGCATCGGCGATCTCACCGACGACATCCGGCAGCACGGTGATGCGGCGCAGGTCTACGCCTAGCGCGCGCAGCTCGGCGACGAGAAATGGGCCATTCTCATCGGCAAATTTTCCGCTGAGGATTTCATCACCAATAATGACCGCGCTCGCCGTCGACGCCACGTCGCCACTTTAGCACGCGGACGCCTGGGGCAATGGTTGCGCCACCCCGGTATTGCGCGCGCCTAGCGCCGCTGCTACTTAGAGGGCATGTCGTTTACTCTCATCGGCGGCCGCGTGCTCGATCCGGTGAGCGGCATGGATCAGGTGACGAATGTGTCGGTCGACGCGGACGGGCGCATTAGCGGAATCGGCGCGCAGCGCGCTGGAAAGTTGGTCGACGTCTCGGGGCAGTGGGTGCTGCCCGGCCTCGTCGATGTCGGAACCTATGCGGGTGAAGCCGGCGGTGATGGCTCAGATGGGCTTGCCGCAACCGCACAGGCCGCGCTGACAGGCGGGTTTGCAACGTTGATGCTCAGCCCATCGATGTCGGCAGGCGCGCCGCGCATTGATCATCCGTCGATGGTGCAAGCGCTGCGGTCGAGGGCGAGTGAGGTCCCGATTGCCATTAAGATCATCGCTGCCGCGACGCGCACGCGCGGCGACGGCCAGGTCGAGATTGCCGACATTGCGGGCATGGTGCGTGCGGGCGCGGTAGCGATTGGCAACGTGGGGCATCGCGAGCAGCCGATCGCCAACGCCGCCATCATGCGACGCGCCTTGGAGCACGCGAAGACCATTGGGGTAACAGCCATCGCCTCGCCGCTCGATGTCTCCTTACGCGAGGGCGGCGTTGCGACCGAGGGCGCGATTGCGACGCGCATGGGTTATCGCCCGGATCCGGCGGCTAGCGAACACGCCGCGCTGGCGCGCGATTTGGAAATTGCCGCGTTGGCGCAGACGCCGTTGCTATGTTTTGGCATCACGACGGCGCGGGCGGTCGAGCTGGTGCGCGCCGCCAAGGCGCGTGGCCTGCGCATCACGGCGGCGGCGCCCATGCACCACTTGCTGCTTGATGAGACGGCGCTGCTAACGGCGCCGTACGACACCAATTTCCGCCTAGACCCGCCGCTGCGCCGGCGCGATGATGTCGACGCGCTTATCGCGGGCGTCGCGAGCGGCGAGATCGACTGCGTCGCAACAGCGCATACGCCGCTGGGGCAGTTGGCCAAGGAGCCCGAGTTTGAAGATGCCGAGCCAGGGGCGCTTGGGCTGCAAACCTGCTTGGCGGCGTTGCTCGGCTTGGTGGCGGCGGGGCGCTTACCGTTGCTGCGCGCCATCGATGCGGTCACCGCTGCGCCCGCGCGCAGCTTGGGGCTTTCGTGCGGCACCCTGAAAATTGGGCAAGCCGCGGACCTCTGCCTCTTTGATCCCGCGGAACGCTGGGTTGTCGATGGCCAGGCCGTGGGTTCCTGGGCGAGCAACACGCCCTTGTGGGGCAAACAATTGACCGGTCGCGTAACGGCGACCATTGTCGGTGGTATCGCTCACTACGATCGACATAGTATGTTGAGCGCGCGATGAAACCGGCAGCCTTAGTCCTCGAAAATGGCGCGACGTTTAGCGGCGTCGGGTTTGGCGCGCCGGTAGAGGCCATTGGCGAGGTCGTGTTCAATACCTCAATCACGGGGTACCAAGAGATCGCCACGGACCCATCGTATTGCGGCCAGATGGTCGTCATGACGGCGAGCCACATTGGCAACGTCGGGCAAAATCGCCAAGATGATGAGGCGTCCCCGGCGTGCCGTGGCCTCATCGTGCGCGAGATTTCGCCATCGGTGTCCAATTGGCGATCCGAGGGCAGCCTCAGCGAGTTGCTCGCGAGCCATGGCATTCCTGGCCTGGCCGAAATCGACACCCGTCGGCTGACCCGCATCTTGCGCGACGAGGGCGCGATGCGCGGCGCCATCACCCCAGACCGCGATTTCGAGGCGGTGTTGGCCCGCGTGCGGCGCGCGCCGGTGATGACGGGCCTTGACTTAGTGCCGCAGGTTACCTGTGCGGCGCCCTATGCCTTTACCGAAGCGTCATGGACTGCGCCCGACCAGATGCGCGTACCACCATCTGCGGCGCCCCGTCCGCTACGTGTGGTGGCCACGATTTTGGCGTCAAGCGTTCCATCTTGCAGCAACTCGTCGGCGCTGGGTTTGTGGTTGAGGTCGTGCCCGCGACGACCACCGCCAGCGAGGTATTGCGGCGCCAGCCACACGGCGTTTTTCTTTCCAATGGGCCCGGCGACCCGGCGGCGGTTACCTATGCCATCGACGCCGTGCGCGAGCTGATGGCGGCCAAGACGCCGATCATGGGCATCTGCCTCGGTCACCAGATCTTGGCCTTGGCCCTTGGCGGCAAGACGTACAAATTGCCGTTTGGCCATCATGGCGGCAACCACCCGGTAATTGATCTTGCGAGCGGTCGCGTGCAGATCACCGCGCAGAATCACGGCTTTGCCGTTGATGCCACCACCTTGCCGCCGGGCTGCGTCGTCTCGCACAAGAGCCTCTACGACGGCACGGTCGAAGGCCTGGTCGCTAAGGATCAGTTGGCATTTAGCGTGCAGCACCATCCCGAGGCCAGCCCGGGACCGCACGATGCCGACGCGCTGTTTGCGTCGTTTCATCAATTCGTGCTCGAACGGCAATAGCACATGGACCTCGGTGACGACATACAAGTGCTGGCCGCGCAGCTCGCGGCGGCGCATGAATGGCTGCTCTCCACCACCAGTCCGATCGCCTCCGAGCCTGCGCGTCGCGCCAACTTTGAGTCGGCGCGCGGCAAGGTGTTTCAAGAAGAGACGCTATGGGAGACGTGGTGTCAGCTCTATGTCGAGTGGTGCGCCATCGACGCTCAAGATCTTAACGCGCGGCAGGCGTGCCTCGACGCCGCGCCGTCGGATCTGCGCAGCGCCGTGGCGGCCTGGCTGGCCTCGCAGCGCACGCTGTGTGAATTTTCGCGCCTACAGCCAAGCGTGCGCGTGGTCGATGTCCTGCGCGGCGCGACGTTTGAGGCCACGACGGCGATTGCCCTGGCAGGGGTGCAACCTGGTGACCTCGCCGAGGTTCGCCTCGTTGGCTTTGGCGGCCGGGTGTGGCTGGGGCCAACGATGCTGTTCCACGCGCGCGCCGCGCGCACCGCGATCGCGCGGCAGTGCCAAGACGCGACGGCCGCGGGGGCGCCCCCAGAACGCATCATGGATGCCTTAGCCCAGCTCCTCGCCAAGGTCGGCCGCTATTCGCACATGCCCGCGCACAAGATCTACGCCCTCGACCAAGCCCTCGCCGATCGCGGCGCGTAGACCAACGCAACCGGCAGGTGGGCGCACGTGTCTTCCTGCTCGCAGATAGCGACCCTCCGGGGCGCGGCGAGACGGCTGTGGTATCCACAACCCTTGGTGCTAGCCACACCGCCCTGCAATCTATGCTCGCGGAAGAAACGTGCGCCACCTGCCGGTAGGTGTTTGCGTGTTGGAAGTACAGCGCAGGAGCGGCGTGCGACACATGTTCGGATCAGAGCGTTTCGCGAAGGCACGTTGGCTCCGGCCAGTGGGCGAGCGGTGCCCTCCTGAGCGCAAGGCGTCGTGAGCAGAGCGAACAGCCGTAGCTCTGAGACGAAGCATGTGGTCGCGCGCCGCGGACTGTCGCACCCCGGCTAGACTTCAACCATGCCGGCGTGGATGAAGTGTTGCACATTGCGATCTTGCGACGCGAGCACCTCGGCCGGGGTGCCGTAGGCGGCGATCTTGCCTTGGTGCAGCAGCGCGATGCGGTGCGCGATGCGAAAGGTCGACGACATGTCGTGGCTGATGACGATGCTGGTGATATCGAATTGCTGCTGCGTCGAGACGATCATGTCGTCGATGGCGCGGGTGCGCAGCGGATCTTGCCCGGTCGTCGGCTCGTCGTAGATCATGATTTCGGGCTTCATGACGATGGCGCGCGCCAGGCCCACGCGCTTTTTTTGCCCTTCCGAGATGTCAGACGGCATGTAGTTGGCGATGTCGGCGATTTGCAGGCGCTCGAGCACCTCGGTTACGCGCTCGTGCAGTTCCGCTGGCGCCACGTTGCGTTCCTTGAGCGGAAACGCCACGTTGCCGTAAACGGACAGCCAATCGAGCAGGGCGGCGTGTTGAAACAAAAGGCCAAAGCGGCTGCGCACCTCATACAGCTCGTCGACGCTCATCGGCACGATGTTCTTGCCAAAGACGCGGATTTCGCCGGACGTCGGCTTAAACAACCCCATCAGGTGCTTGATGATGACGGACTTGCCCGAGCCGCTGGCGCCGATGAGTACGGTGATCTTCTTGGGCGGGATGGCGAGCGAAACCCCCTTGAGCACCTGCTTGGTACCAAAGGTCTTATAGACGTCGATCAGTTCGATGATGGGCGGGGTGGTGGCGGCATCGCGCGCGGCATCCGCGGATTCGCCGGCCCCGGTGGCGTGCGCGCCCAGGCGCGTCGTGCTGGCGCCATCGAGAAACTCGCGCACCGGGTGGAGGTCGCAGTGAATAAACTCCTCATGGGTGCCATAGAAAATGATCTGGCCCTCATGCAAAAACGCGACGCGATCGGCGAGCCGCTTGGTGCTGGCGATATCGTGGCTGATGATGACCTGGGTGATCTTGAAGCGCTGCTTGGCATCTAGGATCATTTCGTCGACTTTTTCGATCATCACGGGGTCCAGGCCC containing:
- a CDS encoding competence/damage-inducible protein A, which produces MASTASAVIIGDEILSGKFADENGPFLVAELRALGVDLRRITVLPDVVGEIADAVAAEAAKHTYVFTSGGVGPTHDDVTMAGIARAFGVDVVRDPTLEQLVRQHWGERLAAANLRLAEVPSGTTLLTNGDPGWPVMRFRNVFILPGVPSLFRRKFAALAPTLVGAPMCTERLIVRCDEGTLADDLTAVAAAFPHLQFGSYPRFDEASFHVIITIEGRDRAAVAASHAELCQRLGPHLQK
- a CDS encoding amidohydrolase family protein; this translates as MSFTLIGGRVLDPVSGMDQVTNVSVDADGRISGIGAQRAGKLVDVSGQWVLPGLVDVGTYAGEAGGDGSDGLAATAQAALTGGFATLMLSPSMSAGAPRIDHPSMVQALRSRASEVPIAIKIIAAATRTRGDGQVEIADIAGMVRAGAVAIGNVGHREQPIANAAIMRRALEHAKTIGVTAIASPLDVSLREGGVATEGAIATRMGYRPDPAASEHAALARDLEIAALAQTPLLCFGITTARAVELVRAAKARGLRITAAAPMHHLLLDETALLTAPYDTNFRLDPPLRRRDDVDALIAGVASGEIDCVATAHTPLGQLAKEPEFEDAEPGALGLQTCLAALLGLVAAGRLPLLRAIDAVTAAPARSLGLSCGTLKIGQAADLCLFDPAERWVVDGQAVGSWASNTPLWGKQLTGRVTATIVGGIAHYDRHSMLSAR
- a CDS encoding ATP-binding cassette domain-containing protein codes for the protein MIELIDVYKTFGTKQVLKGVSLAIPPKKITVLIGASGSGKSVIIKHLMGLFKPTSGEIRVFGKNIVPMSVDELYEVRSRFGLLFQHAALLDWLSVYGNVAFPLKERNVAPAELHERVTEVLERLQIADIANYMPSDISEGQKKRVGLARAIVMKPEIMIYDEPTTGQDPLRTRAIDDMIVSTQQQFDITSIVISHDMSSTFRIAHRIALLHQGKIAAYGTPAEVLASQDRNVQHFIHAGMVEV